A region of Terriglobales bacterium DNA encodes the following proteins:
- the mazG gene encoding nucleoside triphosphate pyrophosphohydrolase: protein MASTGDRFEEAVSIMARLRAPGGCPWDREQTFDSIKPYTLEEAYEVLEAIDNRDWDELKGELGDLLLQVLFYAQMAAEEGRFSIDDVLDRLSDKLVSRHPHVFGDVKAETSADVLRNWEALKAEEKKKRLDAGGGKNAQAESKPDSVLAGVSSGVPALLEAFKLSSRAAHVGFEWPKIEGLFDKLQEETSELREELGHFPAPGPRPPQRGVAGGSGERIPEDLRAKLEDEVGDLLFVVVNIARYLSLDPESALRKTNRKFRRRFQWMEHRLQDQGRKPAESNLEEMESLWQASKKQESK from the coding sequence ATGGCGAGTACAGGCGACCGTTTTGAGGAAGCAGTTTCCATCATGGCGCGTTTGCGCGCTCCCGGGGGCTGTCCGTGGGACCGCGAGCAAACCTTCGATTCCATCAAGCCCTACACGCTGGAAGAGGCGTACGAGGTCCTTGAGGCGATCGACAACCGCGACTGGGACGAACTCAAAGGCGAGCTGGGTGATCTCCTGCTCCAGGTGTTGTTCTATGCGCAGATGGCAGCGGAAGAGGGCCGATTTTCCATTGACGATGTGCTGGACCGGTTATCGGACAAGCTGGTAAGCCGCCATCCACACGTATTCGGCGATGTGAAAGCGGAAACCTCGGCTGACGTATTGCGCAACTGGGAAGCGTTAAAGGCGGAAGAGAAGAAAAAGCGGCTGGATGCGGGAGGAGGGAAGAACGCCCAGGCAGAATCGAAGCCGGATTCCGTCTTGGCGGGCGTTTCCAGCGGAGTTCCGGCATTGCTGGAAGCCTTCAAGTTGAGCTCGCGGGCGGCACACGTCGGATTTGAGTGGCCAAAAATCGAAGGCCTGTTTGACAAGCTGCAGGAAGAGACAAGCGAACTTCGGGAAGAGCTGGGTCATTTTCCGGCACCCGGGCCGCGGCCTCCCCAACGAGGAGTGGCCGGGGGTAGCGGGGAGAGAATCCCCGAGGACCTGCGGGCCAAGCTTGAGGATGAAGTTGGGGATTTGCTGTTCGTCGTAGTGAACATTGCACGCTATTTATCGCTGGATCCGGAATCGGCTTTGCGCAAAACCAACCGCAAATTCCGCCGCCGCTTTCAATGGATGGAACATCGCCTGCAGGATCAGGGGCGAAAACCGGCGGAGTCGAACCTGGAGGAAATGGAATCGCTGTGGCAGGCGTCCAAGAAACAGGAGTCGAAGTGA
- a CDS encoding GNAT family N-acetyltransferase, protein MSIASPGREMEAAKKSQEIAIRRCDSLEEFEACVQLQREVWNFSDIDLVPARLFVVANGIGGQVIGAFDGNQMVGFAMAIPGSRKGHSYLHSHMLAVKESYRNLGLGRRLKLFQREDALFQGFELIEWTFDPLEIKNSFLNLEKLGAIARRYYVNHYGITSSALQGGMPTDRLIAEWWLKSKRVLNLLDGGARPAFTVEARIDVPAEIYRWRVSEQDRVKAVEIQRRNRDCFLKAFAAGQAALGYERDAKGNGTFLVGKWDEEWSYGEF, encoded by the coding sequence GTGAGCATCGCATCGCCGGGAAGGGAAATGGAAGCAGCCAAAAAGAGCCAGGAGATCGCTATCCGGCGCTGCGACAGCCTGGAGGAATTCGAAGCCTGCGTGCAACTGCAGAGAGAAGTCTGGAACTTTTCCGATATCGACCTGGTTCCGGCCCGTCTGTTCGTGGTGGCCAACGGCATCGGAGGACAAGTCATTGGGGCGTTCGATGGCAATCAGATGGTGGGTTTTGCCATGGCAATTCCGGGCAGCCGGAAGGGGCATTCCTATCTGCACTCGCACATGCTGGCGGTAAAAGAGAGCTATCGCAATCTGGGATTGGGCCGCCGGCTGAAGCTGTTCCAGCGTGAGGATGCCCTGTTTCAGGGATTTGAACTGATCGAATGGACCTTCGATCCGCTGGAAATCAAGAATTCCTTTCTCAACCTGGAGAAGCTGGGCGCGATCGCGCGGCGCTACTACGTGAATCATTATGGAATCACCAGTTCCGCGCTGCAGGGTGGGATGCCGACCGACCGCCTGATCGCGGAGTGGTGGCTGAAATCGAAACGTGTTTTGAACCTTTTGGATGGTGGCGCGAGGCCGGCGTTCACAGTGGAGGCACGCATCGATGTTCCCGCAGAAATTTATCGGTGGAGAGTATCGGAACAGGATCGCGTGAAAGCAGTGGAAATTCAGAGGCGCAATCGCGATTGCTTTCTCAAGGCGTTTGCTGCCGGCCAGGCAGCACTGGGATATGAACGCGATGCCAAAGGGAACGGCACGTTTCTGGTGGGAAAATGGGATGAAGAGTGGTCCTATGGGGAATTCTAA